A DNA window from Melospiza georgiana isolate bMelGeo1 chromosome 22, bMelGeo1.pri, whole genome shotgun sequence contains the following coding sequences:
- the PDPN gene encoding podoplanin: protein MFLKVPFFILLLGSLPFAALAQEASSVLEGEESATSDFRDRNDTEFEEVPTIFGDLKTTESSFIQEREIENATAYEVNTESVDGERSGETEKTDEGGLGTIALLGIIIGIIVGVGILAGIIIAVVRKMSGRYS, encoded by the exons ATGTTTCTAAAAGTTCCATTCTTCATCCTGCTCCTCGGgagcctgccttttgcagcacTTGCTCAAGAAG CAAGCTCAGTTctagaaggagaagaaagtgCAACAAGTGATTTCAGAGACAGAAATGACACAGAATTTGAAGAAGTACCAACAATT TTTGGAGACCTGAAGACCACAGAAAGCAGCTTCATCCAGGAGAGAGAAATTGAAAATGCTACTGCTTATGAAGTTAACACAGAAAGTGTTGATG GTGAACGGAGTGGGGAAACAGAGAAAACTGATGAAG GTGGTCTAGGGACAATTGCACTGCTTGGAATAATTATTGGAATCATTGTTGGTGTTGGAATCCTTGCAGGAATAATAATTGCTGTTGTGAGGAAGATGTCAGGCAGGTACTCGTAA